A genomic window from Aquabacterium sp. OR-4 includes:
- a CDS encoding ABC transporter permease, whose translation MLWSTLLLALRAIRRNLLRSMLTTLGIVIGVAAVITMVTLGNGATQSVATQISSLGSNLLILRAGQRPGPGSSQGAPPLKLADADAIQAQIDGVQAVAPTVSKSATAIAAAKNWSTQVTGSTNAYFLAGNWTLAAGREFSDNELRSGRAVCVLGDRVKRELFGSGNPVGAELRIKDFSCEVIGLLAVKGQGAMGNDQDDLVVMPLRTAQRRLTGSTDIAGVMVSARDADATTKVKAQMEELMRERRKIGESASDDFNVLDTKQLADTLSSTIRTMTTLLGAVAAVSLLVGGIGIMNIMLVSVTERTREIGIRLAIGALEREVLLQFLIEAIVLSAFGGLLGIALAAVASVGLSQVLALPFTFQPRINGLAFVFSAAIGMIFGYFPARRAAALNPIEALRHE comes from the coding sequence ATGCTGTGGAGCACCCTGCTGCTGGCGCTGCGCGCCATCCGCCGCAACCTGCTGCGCTCGATGCTCACCACGCTGGGCATCGTGATCGGCGTGGCCGCGGTGATCACCATGGTCACGCTGGGCAATGGCGCCACGCAGTCGGTGGCCACGCAGATCTCCAGCCTGGGCAGCAACCTGCTGATCCTGCGCGCGGGCCAGCGCCCGGGGCCGGGCTCGTCGCAGGGCGCACCGCCGCTGAAGCTGGCCGATGCCGACGCCATCCAGGCCCAGATCGACGGCGTGCAGGCCGTGGCGCCCACCGTGTCCAAGAGCGCCACGGCCATCGCCGCGGCCAAGAACTGGAGCACCCAGGTCACCGGCAGCACCAACGCGTACTTCCTGGCCGGCAACTGGACGCTGGCCGCCGGCCGCGAGTTCAGCGACAACGAGCTGCGATCCGGCCGCGCCGTCTGCGTGCTGGGCGACCGCGTCAAGCGCGAGCTGTTCGGCAGCGGCAACCCGGTGGGCGCCGAGCTGCGCATCAAGGACTTCAGCTGCGAGGTCATCGGCCTGCTGGCGGTGAAGGGCCAGGGCGCGATGGGCAACGACCAGGACGACCTGGTGGTGATGCCGCTGCGCACCGCCCAGCGCCGCCTGACCGGCAGCACCGACATCGCCGGCGTGATGGTCTCGGCCCGCGACGCCGATGCCACCACCAAGGTCAAGGCGCAGATGGAGGAGCTGATGCGCGAGCGCCGCAAGATCGGCGAGAGCGCCAGCGACGACTTCAACGTGCTCGACACCAAGCAGCTGGCCGACACCCTGTCCAGCACCATCCGCACCATGACCACGCTGCTGGGCGCGGTGGCCGCGGTAAGCCTGCTGGTGGGCGGCATCGGCATCATGAACATCATGCTGGTCAGCGTGACCGAGCGCACCCGCGAGATCGGCATCCGCCTGGCCATCGGTGCGCTCGAGCGCGAGGTGCTGCTGCAGTTCCTGATCGAGGCCATCGTGCTGTCGGCCTTTGGCGGCCTGCTGGGCATTGCACTGGCGGCGGTGGCCAGCGTCGGGCTGTCGCAGGTGCTGGCACTGCCGTTCACCTTCCAGCCGCGCATCAACGGCCTGGCCTTCGTGTTCTCGGCGGCCATCGGCATGATCTTCGGCTACTTTCCGGCGCGCCGGGCGGCCGCACTGAACCCGATCGAGGCCTTGCGCCACGAGTAG
- a CDS encoding ABC transporter ATP-binding protein: MSSAPACGAPLIALRGVTKTYGSGNTAFQALRGVDLMVQPGEFVAVMGPSGSGKSTAMNILGCLDTLSSGSYRFRDVAVEGLDRNQRARLRRHYLGFVFQGFNLLGRTSAQENVELPLLYRGASAAERHRAAREALAQVGLDGWGHHTPAELSGGQQQRVAIARAIVTQPQVLLADEPTGNLDTQRSREIMDLIATLNRERGITVLMVTHEPDMAAYARRVVRFVDGRVDSDRPQPPVMSPAVEPAEGAR, encoded by the coding sequence GTGAGCAGCGCCCCCGCTTGTGGCGCGCCGCTGATCGCGCTGCGCGGCGTGACCAAGACCTACGGCAGCGGCAACACCGCCTTCCAGGCCCTGCGCGGCGTGGATCTGATGGTGCAGCCGGGTGAGTTCGTGGCCGTGATGGGCCCCAGCGGCTCGGGCAAGAGCACGGCGATGAACATCCTGGGCTGCCTGGACACGCTCAGCAGCGGCAGCTACCGCTTTCGCGACGTGGCGGTGGAGGGGCTCGACCGCAACCAGCGCGCGCGCCTGCGCCGGCACTACCTGGGCTTCGTGTTCCAGGGCTTCAACCTGCTGGGCCGCACCTCGGCGCAGGAGAACGTGGAACTGCCGCTGCTCTACCGCGGGGCCAGTGCCGCCGAGCGCCACCGCGCCGCGCGCGAGGCGCTGGCCCAGGTGGGGCTGGACGGCTGGGGCCACCACACGCCGGCCGAGCTGTCGGGCGGCCAGCAGCAGCGCGTGGCGATTGCGCGCGCCATCGTCACCCAGCCGCAGGTGCTGCTGGCCGACGAGCCCACCGGCAACCTCGACACCCAGCGCAGCCGCGAGATCATGGACCTGATCGCCACGCTCAACCGCGAGCGCGGCATCACCGTGCTGATGGTCACCCACGAACCCGACATGGCGGCCTATGCGCGGCGCGTGGTGCGCTTTGTGGACGGCCGCGTCGACAGCGACCGGCCGCAGCCGCCGGTGATGTCGCCGGCCGTCGAGCCGGCCGAAGGAGCGCGCTGA